One window of Sphingobium aromaticiconvertens genomic DNA carries:
- a CDS encoding phosphomannomutase codes for MTQTVSVADLMARSGIAFGTSGARGLVSAMTDSVCFAYTCAFLQHLENIGQFAPGGHVAIAGDLRPSTPRIMAACAAAVRHRGGTPDYCGFVPSPAVAAYGFAQGIPSLMVTGSHIPDDRNGIKFNRTDGEILKPDELAMRAQDVRLPDLFDAQGMLKVAQDSGPLVDVVTAYVARYVEFFGPKALQGLTLGVYEHSAVGRDVLVTIVEQLGGQVVRLGRSETFIPVDTEAVRPQDQVLARQWAAEFTLDAILSTDGDSDRPLLADETGAWMRGDVLGIICAQALGIEAVAAPVSCNTALERSNTFKQVRRTRIGSPYVIEAMNALIDGSTTVCGYEANGGFLLGTVIDHEGRRLPALPTRDAVLPMIAALVYAQRRGMTLSALQATLPARYTFSERLQNYPTDQSQALLSQLQEGTEADILARLTQMFDDLAGTAIAFDTTDGLRISFEEGDIIHLRPSGNAPELRCYTESASAERAAKLNEQVLGKIGKLPAA; via the coding sequence ATGACGCAGACTGTTTCGGTTGCTGACCTGATGGCCCGTTCCGGGATCGCTTTTGGAACCAGTGGCGCGCGGGGCTTGGTGAGCGCCATGACGGACAGCGTCTGTTTCGCCTACACCTGCGCTTTCCTGCAACATCTTGAGAATATCGGTCAGTTTGCACCCGGCGGGCATGTGGCGATCGCAGGCGACCTGCGGCCGTCCACGCCCCGCATCATGGCAGCGTGCGCGGCGGCAGTTCGGCATAGGGGTGGAACCCCTGACTATTGCGGCTTTGTCCCGTCACCTGCGGTCGCGGCCTATGGCTTTGCGCAGGGCATCCCTTCGCTGATGGTGACCGGAAGCCACATTCCCGATGACCGCAACGGCATCAAGTTCAACCGCACCGATGGGGAGATCCTCAAGCCCGACGAACTGGCCATGCGCGCTCAGGACGTGCGCCTCCCGGACCTGTTCGACGCACAAGGAATGCTGAAAGTCGCGCAGGATAGCGGACCCCTGGTCGATGTCGTGACCGCATATGTGGCGCGTTATGTTGAATTTTTCGGGCCAAAGGCGCTGCAGGGGCTGACGCTGGGCGTCTACGAACATTCCGCTGTGGGCCGGGATGTTCTGGTCACGATTGTTGAACAGCTTGGTGGGCAGGTTGTCCGCCTTGGCCGGTCCGAAACCTTCATTCCCGTCGATACAGAAGCCGTCCGCCCGCAGGATCAGGTGCTGGCGCGGCAATGGGCAGCCGAATTCACGCTCGATGCGATCCTTTCCACAGACGGCGATTCAGACCGCCCCCTGCTCGCGGATGAAACCGGCGCGTGGATGCGGGGCGACGTGCTGGGCATAATATGTGCCCAGGCACTGGGGATCGAGGCGGTGGCAGCGCCGGTCAGCTGCAACACGGCTCTGGAGCGCTCCAACACCTTCAAACAGGTGCGCCGCACCCGCATTGGCTCGCCTTATGTGATCGAAGCCATGAACGCCCTGATCGATGGATCAACGACGGTGTGCGGGTATGAGGCCAATGGCGGCTTTTTGCTCGGAACAGTTATCGACCATGAGGGGCGGCGCCTGCCGGCCCTTCCCACGCGCGATGCCGTCCTGCCCATGATTGCGGCTCTGGTCTACGCACAGCGCAGGGGCATGACGCTGTCCGCCCTTCAGGCTACATTACCGGCCCGCTACACGTTCAGCGAACGCCTCCAAAACTATCCCACCGATCAGAGCCAGGCGCTTCTCAGCCAACTTCAGGAAGGCACGGAAGCGGACATATTGGCGCGTCTGACGCAGATGTTCGATGATCTGGCTGGCACCGCCATCGCCTTCGACACGACGGATGGCTTGCGCATTAGCTTTGAAGAGGGGGATATCATCCACCTGCGGCCTAGCGGCAATGCCCCGGAACTGCGCTGCTACACCGAAAGCGCTTCCGCCGAGCGCGCGGCCAAGCTTAATGAGCAAGTTCTTGGTAAAATTGGGAAGCTGCCGGCAGCTTAA
- a CDS encoding mannose-1-phosphate guanylyltransferase/mannose-6-phosphate isomerase produces the protein MINSLKIVPVVLSGGSGTRLWPVSRPERPKQLLPLTADETMLQLTIKRADGCQTSVGRPILVANAAHADIIDEQLRASGVNDYLVLLEPFGRNTAPAIALAALETQPSDVMLVMPSDHIIADLPAFHEAIARALPLVAEGWLVTFGITPDAPETGYGYIKMGETCGDQVHKVARFVEKPDTASAVAMLAEGNHVWNAGIFLFRADAYLAALERHQPAMLAAVKASLEGAERNGLHVSPDPQTFATCPSDSVDYAIMEREDRVACVPVNMGWSDVGSWDSLHTISTKDGDGNAVRGEVLALGARNCLIHTDGPRVTLVDVDDLIVVVSQGEVMILRRGESQKVRKVTEAIKDAAI, from the coding sequence ATGATCAACAGCCTTAAAATTGTCCCCGTTGTTTTATCCGGTGGGTCCGGCACCAGACTCTGGCCCGTTTCAAGGCCTGAGCGCCCGAAACAGCTGCTCCCGCTCACGGCGGACGAGACCATGTTGCAGCTCACCATCAAGCGGGCGGATGGCTGCCAGACCTCTGTCGGACGCCCGATCCTGGTTGCCAATGCAGCCCACGCAGACATTATTGACGAGCAGCTCCGTGCCAGCGGGGTCAATGATTATCTCGTCCTGCTCGAGCCTTTTGGCCGCAACACGGCGCCCGCCATTGCGCTGGCTGCCCTTGAAACGCAGCCAAGCGATGTCATGCTGGTCATGCCCAGCGATCATATTATCGCCGACCTGCCAGCCTTTCATGAAGCGATCGCCCGCGCCCTGCCGCTGGTGGCGGAGGGCTGGCTGGTCACATTCGGCATCACGCCGGATGCGCCTGAAACCGGCTATGGCTATATCAAGATGGGCGAGACCTGCGGTGATCAGGTTCACAAAGTCGCGCGTTTCGTTGAAAAGCCCGATACTGCCAGTGCCGTTGCGATGCTGGCTGAAGGCAATCATGTCTGGAATGCCGGCATCTTCCTGTTTCGCGCTGACGCCTATCTGGCGGCGCTGGAGCGCCATCAGCCCGCCATGCTGGCTGCGGTTAAGGCTTCGCTGGAAGGAGCGGAACGCAACGGCCTACACGTCTCCCCCGACCCGCAGACCTTTGCCACTTGCCCATCGGATTCGGTCGACTATGCCATCATGGAACGGGAAGACCGTGTCGCCTGCGTGCCGGTGAACATGGGCTGGTCGGATGTCGGAAGCTGGGATTCGCTGCACACCATCAGCACCAAAGATGGTGATGGCAACGCTGTTCGCGGAGAGGTGCTGGCTCTGGGCGCGCGCAACTGCCTTATCCATACAGACGGCCCGCGGGTCACGCTCGTGGATGTCGATGACCTGATTGTCGTCGTCTCGCAGGGCGAGGTCATGATCCTGCGCCGGGGTGAATCCCAGAAAGTGCGCAAGGTGACCGAGGCGATCAAGGACGCGGCTATCTGA